One stretch of Daphnia pulicaria isolate SC F1-1A chromosome 8, SC_F0-13Bv2, whole genome shotgun sequence DNA includes these proteins:
- the LOC124310980 gene encoding uncharacterized protein LOC124310980 isoform X2: MHDSSYKFGWLTALLGLFLAICFSQHVHSLPLSDQPQSNSSISKGVLENSPSTSVIPSANSTNSISINETLLIKPNVTIIGAARGGLVKSSPGTVQSKIIIMTPNNFFAAFMATVNFIGWCTQTYEYVMWLVSVLARSDSEKQKNYREAAEELNRIEGILDQMTLNNIHNHVYMRENVAPHEDEIRRSAINAIEYLESPNSTVAKDEFLNGAKLLEDSIIRIFERLLNQSVSGPSYLDSLRDSTKCHRRQVVNSLQGVMQLLSLGAGTLPLYFKESSMPTVDQTRKKNRLDKYQQEAVVKINAVENECIKEGRVPSEITEMMKENAATLNRDLAEIIYDYLSDKYDTKHWFVVVYNAIAGDLNHKVAFNSESNNCHWIGAQGNKNVIVCSQNSISRWDETSMLATEDKINDYFNHYYPRPDIAMSEIKSLKLVPETSMMAVIQTAAQVEIATSKEMCFFAQNYGSKTNRPGGLTTIGIPYRNNTSVSPTYFAIHGYGKVMQISQAAITVVEPMWNAGRVKPADNQLWYQDENGIRAKSNGFCLYSTDGRFRTDKCDKQKWMLRDNKISDMYNPKNCASITYWNTPTRTQSTFPPTFPMVETQCNNHTNQEWTIIKEPTYFAIKSKMHGKVMDVSNDPKSYGTINMWDHQHVGIQLWFLDNNGVIRAKATGYCIFSKGYYSGGFVTMPCDQTDSQRWARRNNQIVNLNQPTNCMDIFHAEKQDGARVIEYTCSSTINMQWEFDFHW; the protein is encoded by the exons ATGCACGATTCGTCGTACAAGTTTGGGTGGCTTACTGCACTCTTGGGATTGTTCCTAGCCATCTGCTTCTCTCAGCACGTACATTCTCTGCCGCTATCTGATCAGCCCCAAAGTAATTCCTCAATTTCGAAAGGCGTTCTGGAAAACTCACCGTCTACATCAGTTATCCCTTCAGCAAATTCGACGAATTCAATATCGATCAACGAAACGCTTTTAATTAAACCAAATGTGACTATTATCGGAGCAGCTAGAGGTGGCCTGGTCAAAAGTAGCCCTGGCACAGTTCAGAGCAAGATTATCATCATGACTCCAAACAATTTCTTCGCTGCATTTATGGCCACGGTGAATTTCATCGGTTGGTGCACGCAAACCTACGAGTACGTCATGTGGCTGGTGTCCGTCTTGGCGAGGAGCGACTCGGAAAAGCAGAAAAATTACCGCGAAGCTGCGGAAGAGCTCAATCGAATCGAAGGCATACTAGATCAAATGACGCTCAACAACATACACAATCACGTTTACATGAGAGAGAACGTGGCTCCGCACGAGGACGAGATCAGGCGATCCGCCATCAACGCCATCGAGTATTTGGAGTCGCCCAATTCCACCGTGGCCAAAGACGAATTTCTCAACGGAGCCAAATTACTGGAAGACAGCATCATCAGAATCTTTGAAAGGCTTTTGAATCAATCCGTGTCGGGGCCATCGTACCTTGACAGCTTGCGAGACTCGACCAAG tgcCATCGACGTCAGGTTGTCAACTCCCTACAAGGAGTTATGCAGCTGCTATCGCTAGGTGCTGGAACATTGCCCTTGTACTTTAAAGAAAGCAGCATGCCAACAGTCGACCA GACTAGGAAGAAAAACAGACTGGACAAGTATCAACAAGAGGCGGTTGTCAAAATCAATGCAGTCGAAAATGAATGCATCAAAGAAGGTCGTGTACCCAGCGAAATAACGGAAATGATGAAAGAGAATGCCGCCACTTTGAATCGCGATTTGGCTGAAATAATTTACGATTACCTCAGTGACAAGTACGATACCAAGCATTGGTTTGTCGTCGTCTATAACGCCATCGCTGGCGATCTCAATCACAAAGTCGCGTTCAACTCAGAGTCCAACAACTGTCATTGGATAGGGGCCCAGGGAAATAAGAACGTGATTGTTTGCTCGCAAAATAGCATCAGCCGTTGGGATGAAACATCCATGTTGGCAACAGAAGACAAGATCAACGACTATTTCAATCATTACTATCCAAGACCTGATATCGCCATGAGCGAGATCAAGTCACTGAAACTAGTGCCAGAGACAAGCATGATGGCCGTCATTCAAACGGCAGCCCAAGTAGAGATTGCCACGTCCaaagaaatgtgttttttcgcccaaaattACGGAAGCAAAACAAATCGTCCTGGAGGTCTAACTACGATAGGAATTCCCTACAGGAATAACACGAG TGTCAGCCCAACCTACTTCGCAATCCACGGATACGGTAAAGTGATGCAAATCTCCCAAGCTGCGATAACGGTGGTGGAACCAATGTGGAACGCCGGAAGAGTGAAACCTGCCGATAACCAACTGTGGTACCAAGATGAAAATGGCATCCGTGCAAAGTCTAACGGTTTCTGTCTGTACTCAACAG ACGGTCGATTTAGAACGGACAAGTGCGACAAACAGAAATGGATGCTGCGAGACAATAAAATCAGTGACATGTACAATCCAAAGAATTGCGCCAGTATTACGTATTGGAACACGCCTACGCGAACGCAGTCTACATTCCCACCTACATTTCCAATGGTCGAGACCCAGTGTAACAATCATACAAATCAAGAATGGACGATAATTAAAGA GCCGACGTACTTTGCCATCAAGAGTAAAATGCACGGCAAGGTCATGGATGTATCAAATGACCCTAAAAGTTATGGGACCATCAACATGTGGGACCATCAACATGTTGGGATCCAACTTTGGTTTCTAGATAACAATGGAGTTATTCGGGCAAAAGCTACCGGTTActgtattttttcaaaag GTTATTATAGCGGCGGATTTGTTACGATGCCTTGTGATCAAACGGATAGTCAAAGATGGGCGCGTAGAAATAATCAGATAGTCAATTTGAACCAACCAACGAATTGCATGGACATTTTTCACGCTGAAAAACAGGATGGAGCACGAGTTATCGAGTACACATGCAGCAGTACCATCAATATGCAGTGGGAATTTGATTTCCATTGGTAG
- the LOC124310980 gene encoding uncharacterized protein LOC124310980 isoform X1, with protein MHDSSYKFGWLTALLGLFLAICFSQHVHSLPLSDQPQSNSSISKGVLENSPSTSVIPSANSTNSISINETLLIKPNVTIIGAARGGLVKSSPGTVQSKIIIMTPNNFFAAFMATVNFIGWCTQTYEYVMWLVSVLARSDSEKQKNYREAAEELNRIEGILDQMTLNNIHNHVYMRENVAPHEDEIRRSAINAIEYLESPNSTVAKDEFLNGAKLLEDSIIRIFERLLNQSVSGPSYLDSLRDSTKCHRRQVVNSLQGVMQLLSLGAGTLPLYFKESSMPTVDQTRKKNRLDKYQQEAVVKINAVENECIKEGRVPSEITEMMKENAATLNRDLAEIIYDYLSDKYDTKHWFVVVYNAIAGDLNHKVAFNSESNNCHWIGAQGNKNVIVCSQNSISRWDETSMLATEDKINDYFNHYYPRPDIAMSEIKSLKLVPETSMMAVIQTAAQVEIATSKEMCFFAQNYGSKTNRPGGLTTIGIPYRNNTSVSPTYFAIHGYGKVMQISQAAITVVEPMWNAGRVKPADNQLWYQDENGIRAKSNGFCLYSTGDDGRFRTDKCDKQKWMLRDNKISDMYNPKNCASITYWNTPTRTQSTFPPTFPMVETQCNNHTNQEWTIIKEPTYFAIKSKMHGKVMDVSNDPKSYGTINMWDHQHVGIQLWFLDNNGVIRAKATGYCIFSKGYYSGGFVTMPCDQTDSQRWARRNNQIVNLNQPTNCMDIFHAEKQDGARVIEYTCSSTINMQWEFDFHW; from the exons ATGCACGATTCGTCGTACAAGTTTGGGTGGCTTACTGCACTCTTGGGATTGTTCCTAGCCATCTGCTTCTCTCAGCACGTACATTCTCTGCCGCTATCTGATCAGCCCCAAAGTAATTCCTCAATTTCGAAAGGCGTTCTGGAAAACTCACCGTCTACATCAGTTATCCCTTCAGCAAATTCGACGAATTCAATATCGATCAACGAAACGCTTTTAATTAAACCAAATGTGACTATTATCGGAGCAGCTAGAGGTGGCCTGGTCAAAAGTAGCCCTGGCACAGTTCAGAGCAAGATTATCATCATGACTCCAAACAATTTCTTCGCTGCATTTATGGCCACGGTGAATTTCATCGGTTGGTGCACGCAAACCTACGAGTACGTCATGTGGCTGGTGTCCGTCTTGGCGAGGAGCGACTCGGAAAAGCAGAAAAATTACCGCGAAGCTGCGGAAGAGCTCAATCGAATCGAAGGCATACTAGATCAAATGACGCTCAACAACATACACAATCACGTTTACATGAGAGAGAACGTGGCTCCGCACGAGGACGAGATCAGGCGATCCGCCATCAACGCCATCGAGTATTTGGAGTCGCCCAATTCCACCGTGGCCAAAGACGAATTTCTCAACGGAGCCAAATTACTGGAAGACAGCATCATCAGAATCTTTGAAAGGCTTTTGAATCAATCCGTGTCGGGGCCATCGTACCTTGACAGCTTGCGAGACTCGACCAAG tgcCATCGACGTCAGGTTGTCAACTCCCTACAAGGAGTTATGCAGCTGCTATCGCTAGGTGCTGGAACATTGCCCTTGTACTTTAAAGAAAGCAGCATGCCAACAGTCGACCA GACTAGGAAGAAAAACAGACTGGACAAGTATCAACAAGAGGCGGTTGTCAAAATCAATGCAGTCGAAAATGAATGCATCAAAGAAGGTCGTGTACCCAGCGAAATAACGGAAATGATGAAAGAGAATGCCGCCACTTTGAATCGCGATTTGGCTGAAATAATTTACGATTACCTCAGTGACAAGTACGATACCAAGCATTGGTTTGTCGTCGTCTATAACGCCATCGCTGGCGATCTCAATCACAAAGTCGCGTTCAACTCAGAGTCCAACAACTGTCATTGGATAGGGGCCCAGGGAAATAAGAACGTGATTGTTTGCTCGCAAAATAGCATCAGCCGTTGGGATGAAACATCCATGTTGGCAACAGAAGACAAGATCAACGACTATTTCAATCATTACTATCCAAGACCTGATATCGCCATGAGCGAGATCAAGTCACTGAAACTAGTGCCAGAGACAAGCATGATGGCCGTCATTCAAACGGCAGCCCAAGTAGAGATTGCCACGTCCaaagaaatgtgttttttcgcccaaaattACGGAAGCAAAACAAATCGTCCTGGAGGTCTAACTACGATAGGAATTCCCTACAGGAATAACACGAG TGTCAGCCCAACCTACTTCGCAATCCACGGATACGGTAAAGTGATGCAAATCTCCCAAGCTGCGATAACGGTGGTGGAACCAATGTGGAACGCCGGAAGAGTGAAACCTGCCGATAACCAACTGTGGTACCAAGATGAAAATGGCATCCGTGCAAAGTCTAACGGTTTCTGTCTGTACTCAACAGGTGACG ACGGTCGATTTAGAACGGACAAGTGCGACAAACAGAAATGGATGCTGCGAGACAATAAAATCAGTGACATGTACAATCCAAAGAATTGCGCCAGTATTACGTATTGGAACACGCCTACGCGAACGCAGTCTACATTCCCACCTACATTTCCAATGGTCGAGACCCAGTGTAACAATCATACAAATCAAGAATGGACGATAATTAAAGA GCCGACGTACTTTGCCATCAAGAGTAAAATGCACGGCAAGGTCATGGATGTATCAAATGACCCTAAAAGTTATGGGACCATCAACATGTGGGACCATCAACATGTTGGGATCCAACTTTGGTTTCTAGATAACAATGGAGTTATTCGGGCAAAAGCTACCGGTTActgtattttttcaaaag GTTATTATAGCGGCGGATTTGTTACGATGCCTTGTGATCAAACGGATAGTCAAAGATGGGCGCGTAGAAATAATCAGATAGTCAATTTGAACCAACCAACGAATTGCATGGACATTTTTCACGCTGAAAAACAGGATGGAGCACGAGTTATCGAGTACACATGCAGCAGTACCATCAATATGCAGTGGGAATTTGATTTCCATTGGTAG